From a region of the Neobacillus niacini genome:
- a CDS encoding amidohydrolase family protein, translating into MHDFHTHFIPSDVITWLQDNKEQVNAKWIRKEENKDEFLFINEKWGFELKKAFIDSELYLTQQESAGVTHSVVSPIPQLFLYDFHDEISTDISNVYNHSLAQWSKSAPQRISALGTVPLTNPDKAAQVLQNAMNLGLKGVIIGPGLPGQMLSDDFFSPFFEEANRQKAIVFIHPLLCEDPRLNRRMMPNLIGVPWETTVCATDILLSGLIDRFPNVKILFAHGGGFLPYQIGRLDKGYEQWKLVSSNLTAPPSEYLKRFWYDTVLWNKESMDFLVKAVGTDRVVPGSDYPFDLSVWPPAEKYQVGSHSLLG; encoded by the coding sequence ATGCATGACTTTCATACTCATTTTATTCCGTCAGATGTTATTACCTGGCTACAGGATAACAAGGAACAGGTAAATGCCAAATGGATTAGAAAAGAAGAAAACAAAGATGAGTTTTTATTTATAAACGAAAAATGGGGCTTTGAACTAAAAAAAGCCTTTATTGATAGCGAACTCTACTTAACACAACAGGAAAGCGCGGGTGTAACTCATTCTGTTGTTTCTCCCATCCCACAGCTTTTCCTTTACGATTTTCATGATGAAATTTCAACCGATATTTCAAACGTTTACAATCATTCATTGGCACAGTGGTCTAAATCAGCACCTCAGAGAATCTCAGCATTAGGCACCGTACCCCTTACCAACCCAGACAAAGCAGCCCAAGTCTTACAAAATGCCATGAATCTTGGATTAAAAGGAGTCATTATCGGTCCTGGTCTTCCAGGTCAGATGTTATCAGACGATTTTTTCTCACCATTTTTTGAAGAAGCGAATCGCCAGAAAGCAATCGTCTTTATCCATCCATTGTTGTGTGAAGACCCTCGATTAAATAGAAGAATGATGCCCAATTTAATAGGGGTGCCATGGGAAACAACTGTTTGTGCAACGGACATTTTATTAAGCGGTTTGATTGACCGGTTTCCAAACGTAAAAATCCTGTTTGCCCATGGCGGCGGTTTTCTACCTTATCAAATCGGCCGCCTGGATAAAGGTTATGAACAGTGGAAACTTGTATCTTCCAACCTTACGGCGCCGCCATCTGAATACTTGAAACGCTTTTGGTATGACACCGTATTGTGGAATAAAGAAAGTATGGATTTTCTCGTTAAAGCAGTTGGGACAGACCGGGTTGTTCCTGGATCTGATTATCCTTTTGATCTGTCTGTATGGCCTCCGGCTGAGAAATATCAAGTGGGATCACATTCTTTACTAGGTTAA
- a CDS encoding anaerobic sulfatase maturase, translating to MNLEKIGSGYHMLAKPIGPICNLNCEYCFYTEKEVLFQPKNNFCMSDRVLESYIEKYITSQDIPEIQFVWHGGEPTLMGLDYFHRIVELQHQYAGNKTIVNSLQTNGTLLDDDWCIFLKEHNFLVGISMDGPQEIHDRYRVDRGGRPSFSRVMKGLKLLQKYEVQYNILLCVTRESARRPKEVYKFIKEYGIQFVQFIPIVERIPDELAISLGLRHATPPSLKHVEQEPAVSPWTVESEQYGDFLIEIFEEWVRNDIGSINIMNFEWALESWLGLPSSICVFSKQCGKAVTVEHNGDVYSCDHYVYPEYRIGNIMTDRPEDMIHSERQVEFGRSKETSLPQVCQNCEVRFACNGECPKHRFLKAPNGEPGLNYLCAGYKKYFHHIHRYMKVMVQLIENGLPAAKIRDVIKAPLIIKQ from the coding sequence TTGAACCTAGAAAAAATTGGATCAGGATATCATATGCTGGCAAAGCCAATTGGTCCAATCTGCAATCTTAACTGTGAGTATTGCTTTTACACGGAAAAGGAAGTTCTTTTTCAACCGAAAAATAATTTTTGCATGTCTGATAGAGTATTAGAATCATATATCGAAAAGTATATAACCTCACAGGATATACCAGAAATACAGTTTGTTTGGCATGGCGGTGAACCGACTCTGATGGGACTAGATTATTTCCATCGTATAGTAGAACTGCAGCACCAATATGCAGGGAACAAAACAATCGTTAATTCCCTGCAAACAAACGGAACCCTATTGGATGATGACTGGTGTATCTTTTTAAAAGAACATAATTTTCTTGTTGGTATTAGTATGGATGGACCTCAGGAAATTCATGACCGTTACCGGGTTGACCGTGGAGGGAGGCCCTCCTTCTCCAGGGTCATGAAGGGCTTAAAACTATTACAAAAATATGAAGTCCAATATAATATCCTTTTATGCGTCACCAGGGAATCAGCCAGGCGGCCAAAAGAGGTATATAAGTTTATAAAGGAATATGGAATCCAGTTTGTTCAATTTATACCAATTGTGGAAAGAATTCCGGACGAATTAGCTATTAGTTTAGGATTAAGGCATGCAACACCTCCTTCCTTAAAACATGTTGAACAAGAGCCGGCTGTTTCACCATGGACCGTGGAATCTGAACAGTATGGGGATTTTTTAATTGAGATTTTTGAAGAATGGGTTAGGAATGACATTGGTTCAATCAATATTATGAATTTTGAGTGGGCTCTTGAATCATGGCTCGGACTGCCTTCATCCATCTGTGTGTTCTCAAAGCAGTGCGGTAAAGCAGTGACGGTTGAACACAACGGGGATGTATATTCTTGTGATCATTATGTGTATCCTGAATATCGCATTGGAAATATCATGACAGATAGGCCGGAAGATATGATCCATTCTGAAAGACAGGTAGAATTCGGAAGAAGTAAAGAAACCTCGCTTCCACAAGTATGCCAAAATTGTGAGGTCCGATTTGCCTGCAATGGTGAATGCCCAAAACACCGTTTCTTAAAAGCTCCCAATGGAGAACCTGGATTAAACTATCTTTGCGCGGGCTATAAGAAATATTTTCACCATATTCATCGCTATATGAAAGTAATGGTACAACTTATTGAAAATGGTCTCCCTGCAGCTAAAATTCGAGATGTAATTAAAGCACCGCTCATCATTAAACAATAG